In a single window of the Candidatus Tanganyikabacteria bacterium genome:
- a CDS encoding adenylosuccinate synthase — translation MANVVVVGAQWGDEGKGKITDLLAERADVVVRYAGGNNAGHTVIVGDRLLKLHLVPSGILYPGTLCVIGNGCVVDPPALLQELGDLAAQCLDTSGLRLSLLAHVIMPWHKILDGAEERRRAQKIGTTGKGIGPAYADKVARVGFRVMDLLHPTWFRGLLAERLALINEVLAKVHDLPPLDPDEVAREYLAYGERLAPYATDVTLLLHEVMAKDDVILFEGAQGTLLDIDLGTYPFVTSSNAVAGGACTGAGVGPTAIDRVLGIAKAYATRVGGGPFPTELTDATGEKLREIGQEYGTTTGRPRRCGWFDAVAARFAARVNGLDALAITKLDVLDQFAEIRVCTAYRVDGEVLAEYPLEGSVLARAEAQYQTMPGWQAPTGDARAWDELPAAARRYLDFLADIVGVPISIVSVGSRRDQTVVHEDPLEGPRRVAPAMRAAPRA, via the coding sequence ATGGCAAACGTGGTGGTCGTCGGCGCCCAGTGGGGCGATGAGGGCAAGGGCAAGATCACCGATCTGCTGGCCGAGCGCGCGGACGTCGTGGTGCGCTACGCGGGCGGCAACAACGCCGGCCACACGGTCATCGTGGGCGATCGGCTCCTCAAGCTGCACCTGGTCCCGAGCGGCATCCTCTACCCCGGCACGCTGTGCGTCATCGGCAACGGCTGCGTGGTCGATCCTCCGGCCCTGCTGCAAGAACTCGGGGATCTGGCGGCGCAGTGCCTGGACACCTCCGGCCTGCGCCTTTCGCTGCTCGCCCACGTCATCATGCCGTGGCACAAGATCCTCGATGGCGCCGAGGAACGGCGCCGGGCGCAGAAGATCGGCACCACCGGCAAGGGCATCGGCCCGGCCTACGCCGACAAGGTCGCCCGGGTGGGCTTCCGCGTCATGGACCTGCTCCACCCCACCTGGTTCCGCGGCCTGCTGGCCGAACGCCTGGCCCTCATCAACGAGGTCCTGGCCAAGGTGCACGACCTGCCGCCGCTGGATCCGGACGAAGTCGCCCGCGAGTACCTGGCCTACGGCGAGCGACTGGCTCCCTACGCCACCGACGTGACGCTCCTGCTGCACGAGGTGATGGCCAAGGACGACGTCATCCTGTTCGAGGGCGCACAGGGCACGCTGCTGGACATCGACCTGGGAACCTACCCGTTCGTCACGAGCTCCAACGCCGTGGCGGGCGGGGCCTGCACCGGCGCGGGGGTAGGCCCGACGGCCATCGACCGCGTCCTGGGCATCGCCAAGGCGTACGCGACCCGCGTGGGCGGCGGCCCGTTCCCGACCGAACTGACCGACGCGACCGGCGAGAAGCTGCGCGAGATCGGCCAGGAGTACGGCACCACCACCGGCCGGCCGAGGCGCTGCGGATGGTTCGACGCGGTGGCCGCGCGATTCGCCGCGCGCGTCAACGGCCTCGACGCCCTGGCCATCACCAAGCTGGATGTCCTCGACCAGTTCGCCGAGATCCGCGTGTGCACGGCCTACCGGGTCGACGGCGAAGTCCTTGCCGAGTACCCGCTCGAGGGTTCGGTGCTGGCCCGCGCCGAGGCGCAGTACCAGACAATGCCGGGCTGGCAGGCTCCCACCGGGGATGCCCGAGCCTGGGACGAGTTGCCGGCGGCCGCCCGGCGCTACCTGGACTTCCTGGCCGACATCGTCGGCGTGCCCATTTCCATCGTCAGCGTCGGCAGCCGCCGCGACCAGACGGTCGTGCACGAGGATCCGCTCGAAGGCCCGCGCCGCGTCGCCCCGGCCATGAGGGCCGCTCCCCGGGCCTGA
- a CDS encoding 1-acyl-sn-glycerol-3-phosphate acyltransferase: MSAAHFLKYMAYVWPEFVRRYVAASRAGHSEEYYSWATRDWAQGMMRAARIDVHLDGVDRIGPGPYLIAPNHQSYLDPPALMAVMPGRPIFVMKRELLSWPFFGRLLRGARMIAIDRGNRQQAITAIENALKRLQPGEMVYMFPEGTRSRDGRLGKVKRGVFYFAVHTNLPILPVAIKGSYDRLPRSAYFAMNPGPIYLQALEPIVPDPARGDDQVDELQARWERAIREALGENRLPAPV; encoded by the coding sequence ATGTCAGCCGCCCATTTCCTGAAGTACATGGCCTACGTCTGGCCGGAGTTCGTGCGCCGCTACGTCGCCGCGTCGCGGGCGGGCCATTCGGAAGAGTACTACTCCTGGGCCACCCGGGACTGGGCGCAAGGCATGATGCGGGCCGCCAGGATCGACGTGCACCTGGATGGCGTGGATCGCATCGGCCCCGGGCCGTACCTGATAGCGCCCAACCACCAGAGCTACCTCGATCCGCCGGCCTTGATGGCGGTGATGCCCGGCCGGCCGATCTTCGTGATGAAGCGCGAACTGCTCTCGTGGCCCTTCTTCGGCCGCCTGCTCCGCGGCGCCCGCATGATCGCCATCGACCGAGGCAACCGCCAGCAGGCGATCACGGCGATCGAGAATGCCCTCAAGCGGCTCCAGCCGGGCGAGATGGTCTACATGTTCCCGGAGGGCACCCGCAGCCGCGACGGCCGCCTGGGCAAGGTCAAGCGCGGCGTCTTCTACTTCGCGGTGCACACCAATCTGCCCATCCTGCCCGTGGCCATCAAGGGGTCGTATGACAGGCTGCCGCGGTCGGCGTACTTCGCGATGAATCCCGGCCCGATCTACCTCCAGGCCCTGGAGCCGATCGTGCCCGACCCGGCACGCGGCGACGATCAGGTGGACGAACTGCAAGCCCGCTGGGAGCGCGCCATCCGGGAGGCTCTGGGCGAGAACCGGCTCCCTGCGCCCGTTTAA
- a CDS encoding diguanylate cyclase encodes MRNIPRILVVDDDLENCQMLEAILRRDGYEIVVSTDGGKAFDMASELGPDLLLLDVKMPGLDGWEVSQQLYLSEATRDIPIIFVSGVVLDSEGIARALDRGANDFITKPFDATEVRARVRACLRNKRLRDELVEKTRLLAVRATLDDLTGIYNRRLLFERLRAELARSKRYQFPTTCLILDVDGLDAVNQRYGTMAGDRVLQEAAALLRDMTRAYDVLARYASDEFAIVLPQARADQALRVAERLRRRIETHSFAAADASPRVTASIGLATFPVDGEDVEDLLQAAETALQEAKRSGKNRCCAFGSERGEPAGT; translated from the coding sequence ATGCGCAACATCCCCCGCATTCTCGTCGTGGACGACGATCTCGAGAATTGCCAGATGCTCGAGGCCATCCTCCGGCGCGACGGCTACGAGATCGTCGTGTCGACCGACGGCGGGAAGGCGTTCGACATGGCCTCCGAACTCGGCCCCGACCTGCTGCTCCTGGACGTCAAGATGCCGGGCCTCGACGGGTGGGAAGTCTCGCAACAGCTCTACCTGTCGGAGGCCACGCGCGACATCCCCATCATCTTCGTCTCGGGCGTCGTGCTGGACAGCGAAGGCATCGCCCGCGCGCTGGATCGCGGCGCGAACGATTTCATCACCAAGCCGTTCGATGCCACCGAGGTCCGCGCCCGCGTGCGTGCTTGCCTGCGCAACAAGCGCTTGCGGGACGAACTGGTCGAGAAGACCCGGCTCCTGGCGGTGCGGGCCACGCTGGACGATCTCACCGGCATCTACAACCGGCGCCTGCTCTTCGAACGCCTGCGCGCCGAACTCGCCCGGTCCAAGCGCTACCAGTTCCCGACGACCTGCCTGATCCTCGATGTCGACGGTCTCGACGCGGTCAACCAGCGCTACGGCACGATGGCCGGCGATCGCGTGCTCCAGGAAGCCGCCGCCCTGCTGCGCGACATGACCCGGGCCTACGACGTGCTGGCGCGCTATGCCTCCGACGAGTTCGCGATCGTCCTCCCGCAGGCCAGGGCGGACCAGGCGCTGCGGGTGGCCGAGCGCTTGCGCCGCCGCATCGAGACGCACTCCTTCGCCGCGGCCGACGCGTCCCCCCGCGTGACCGCGAGCATCGGCCTGGCTACCTTCCCGGTGGACGGGGAGGACGTCGAAGACCTGCTGCAGGCGGCCGAGACCGCCTTGCAGGAAGCCAAGCGCTCCGGCAAGAACCGCTGCTGCGCCTTCGGTTCCGAGCGGGGCGAACCCGCGGGGACCTGA
- a CDS encoding radical SAM protein, which produces MTPTTTQAAVYGPVKSWRLGRSLGIDLLVQSSICSFRCAYCQLGKIELPTAERREWVATARVLADLELSDWRSADVVTFSGNGEPTLATNLGECIRAIRDRTGKPIVVLTNGTLLNDPAVRADLAAADRVYVKLDAASDRGLRMVDNPVEGITLEGCLAGILAFRAEYAGYLAIQTMVMPMNLAEVEPLCDLYTRIKPDEIQLNTPLRPMPRAWYPESRGNHEGPAPVPESHLRVLTREQACEVEQLVREKTGLKVVSVYQPA; this is translated from the coding sequence ATGACGCCAACCACGACCCAGGCGGCGGTGTACGGGCCCGTCAAATCCTGGCGGCTCGGCCGGAGCCTCGGGATCGACCTGCTCGTGCAGAGCTCCATCTGCTCGTTCCGCTGCGCCTATTGCCAGCTCGGGAAGATCGAGCTACCCACCGCGGAGCGCCGCGAGTGGGTGGCGACCGCGCGGGTCCTCGCGGACCTCGAACTATCCGACTGGCGCAGCGCCGACGTCGTCACGTTCTCGGGCAACGGGGAGCCCACGCTCGCCACTAACCTCGGAGAGTGCATCCGCGCGATCCGGGACCGCACCGGCAAGCCGATCGTGGTGCTGACCAACGGCACGTTGCTGAACGATCCCGCCGTGCGCGCCGACCTGGCGGCCGCCGACCGCGTCTACGTCAAGCTCGATGCCGCGTCCGACCGGGGGCTGCGCATGGTGGACAATCCCGTGGAAGGCATCACGCTGGAGGGGTGCCTGGCGGGAATTCTGGCGTTCCGGGCCGAGTACGCCGGCTACCTGGCGATCCAGACGATGGTGATGCCGATGAACCTCGCCGAAGTGGAGCCGCTCTGCGACCTCTACACGCGGATCAAGCCCGACGAGATCCAGCTGAACACCCCGCTCCGGCCGATGCCGCGCGCCTGGTACCCGGAGTCCCGCGGCAACCACGAGGGACCCGCCCCGGTTCCCGAGTCGCACCTGCGGGTCCTCACCCGCGAGCAGGCATGCGAGGTGGAGCAATTGGTCAGGGAGAAGACCGGCCTCAAGGTCGTGTCGGTCTACCAGCCGGCCTGA
- the hflX gene encoding GTPase HflX, giving the protein MKGPKEDFYQTAPKPPRALCVGAALRGASRESAQEHLEELALLAETDGMVVVGTVIQARQRPDPATLLGKGKIEEIAAMAAEKQADWLLFDEELTPTQQKNIEKQTKVQVMDRTGLILDIFALRARTREAKTQVELAQHEYMLPRLTGLWTHFSKQKGGVGIRSGEGESQLEIDRRIVKARISQLKRDLARIGRQHAVRKRGHDDYFRVALVGYTNAGKSSLLNALTRSAVLAENRLFATLDATTRRWALSHGREVLLTDTVGFIRKLPHQLVASFRSTLAEAAEADLLLHVVDLSHNAWREQVEETRRVLAEIGADEVPEIVVFNKIDRIHAAGRLEDAQADESGALAISALSGQGLRELREVVEAQISGPPREEVFTIPAWCGEGVALVYRRARVVAQHQEDGMIALNVQGSPGELASLAAALRNLGAPDPLAQAAGT; this is encoded by the coding sequence ATGAAAGGTCCCAAGGAGGATTTCTACCAGACCGCCCCCAAGCCGCCGCGCGCCCTGTGCGTCGGGGCGGCCTTGCGCGGCGCGAGCCGCGAATCGGCCCAGGAACACCTGGAAGAGCTCGCGCTCCTGGCCGAGACCGACGGGATGGTCGTCGTGGGCACCGTCATCCAGGCACGGCAGCGGCCCGATCCCGCCACGTTGCTGGGAAAGGGCAAGATCGAGGAGATCGCCGCGATGGCCGCCGAGAAGCAGGCCGACTGGCTCCTCTTCGACGAGGAGCTGACGCCCACCCAGCAAAAAAACATCGAGAAGCAGACCAAGGTGCAGGTCATGGACCGCACGGGCCTCATCCTCGACATCTTCGCCCTGCGCGCCCGTACCCGCGAGGCCAAGACCCAGGTCGAACTCGCCCAGCACGAGTACATGCTCCCGCGCCTCACGGGCCTGTGGACCCACTTCTCGAAGCAGAAGGGCGGGGTGGGCATCCGGTCGGGCGAGGGCGAGAGCCAGCTGGAAATCGACCGCCGCATCGTCAAGGCGCGCATCTCCCAGCTCAAGCGCGATCTGGCGCGCATCGGCCGGCAGCATGCGGTACGCAAGCGGGGGCACGACGACTACTTCCGGGTGGCGCTGGTCGGCTACACCAACGCCGGCAAGTCGAGCCTGCTCAACGCCCTGACGCGGTCGGCCGTGCTCGCCGAAAATCGCCTGTTCGCCACGCTCGACGCCACCACCCGGCGCTGGGCCCTCTCGCACGGCCGCGAGGTGCTCCTGACCGACACGGTGGGTTTCATCCGCAAGCTGCCGCACCAGCTCGTCGCGTCGTTCCGTTCCACGCTCGCCGAGGCGGCCGAGGCCGACCTCCTGCTGCACGTGGTGGACCTCTCCCACAACGCCTGGCGCGAGCAGGTCGAGGAGACCCGGCGCGTCCTGGCCGAGATAGGCGCCGACGAGGTGCCCGAAATCGTGGTCTTCAACAAGATCGACCGCATCCACGCGGCCGGACGCCTGGAAGACGCGCAGGCCGACGAATCGGGGGCCCTGGCCATCTCGGCGCTCTCCGGCCAGGGACTGCGCGAGCTGCGAGAGGTCGTCGAGGCGCAAATCTCCGGCCCGCCCCGCGAAGAGGTGTTCACGATCCCCGCCTGGTGCGGCGAAGGCGTGGCCCTCGTGTACCGGCGCGCCCGGGTCGTCGCGCAGCACCAGGAGGACGGCATGATCGCCCTCAACGTCCAGGGTTCGCCGGGCGAACTGGCCAGCCTGGCGGCCGCCCTGCGCAACCTCGGCGCGCCCGATCCCCTGGCTCAGGCCGCCGGAACCTAG